The following nucleotide sequence is from Chromobacterium rhizoryzae.
CCACCAGCAAATTACTGATGAAGCGCAGCGACTGGGCCTCCCGCCGCAAAGCCCCCTGCGCCACGCCCAGAAAGCGCTGCCGGTACTCCCAAACCACCGCCAGGATCGCGCCCAGCTGTATCACCACCTCGAACACGTCGGCATTGTTCTGAAAGTCGATCAGATCCCCGACCACGATCAAGTGCCCGGTGCTGGAAATCGGGAAAAACTCCGTCACCCCTTCGACAATGCCCAGCAATAAAGCCTTGGCCAACAGCATCACATCCATGTCCACCCATCCCCCATCAAGGATTAATACGCACAAAAGGCAGCCCCAGGGCTGCCTTCTTCACCAAGCGTCTTGCTCGATTCTTATTTTTTCTCGGCTCGGGCTTTGGCCACCAGCTCGTTGATCACCTGCACCATGCGCTCCGGCGCCACCGGCGTCACCACGTACTTGCCGTTGACGATCACCGTCGGGGTGCCCTGGATCGCGTAATCGCGGGTCATCTTGGCCGCCTTGGCCACCTGCGCGTTCACGCCGAAGGATTTGTACGCCTGCATCACCTTGGCGGCGTCAACGCCCTTCTGCTGCTTCAGCCAGTTGGCGAACACGCCCTCGTCCGACAGGTTGACGCGCGACTTCACCACGGCCTCGAAAGCCGGGCGATGCAGTTTGTCGTAAGTGCCGGAGGTCTTGAAGGCGGAGAACATGCGCACAAAGCCTTCCATCGACTTCTGCCACACGATCTGTTCCTTGGAGAAGGCCACGTCGGCGGGCTTGCTCTTCTCCCAGGCGCTCATCGCCGGCTCAAGTTCCAGGCAGTGAATGCAATGGTAGGAGAAGAACTCGATCACCTCGACTTTTTTCGGATCCGCCACCGGCTGCGGCGTCGCCAGCATGGTGTAATCCTTGCCCAGCTCAATCGCCGCGTTTGCCAAGCCGCTGAACAGCATCAACGAAAGCAATAACCACTTTTT
It contains:
- a CDS encoding thiol:disulfide interchange protein DsbA/DsbL codes for the protein MKKWLLLSLMLFSGLANAAIELGKDYTMLATPQPVADPKKVEVIEFFSYHCIHCLELEPAMSAWEKSKPADVAFSKEQIVWQKSMEGFVRMFSAFKTSGTYDKLHRPAFEAVVKSRVNLSDEGVFANWLKQQKGVDAAKVMQAYKSFGVNAQVAKAAKMTRDYAIQGTPTVIVNGKYVVTPVAPERMVQVINELVAKARAEKK